TATGTCAAGAGCCTCGTCGAACTCAGGCTGCCGGTAGCAGTTAACTATCGTCATATTATTGATAGTGAGCCAGAGAATGTCACGGGTTGTCGCTGGTCGCCGTTGATCGGCCGTTAGGCCGGGATGACGCCGGACATACGTCATGACCCTCGGGCGGGTGCTGTTGTTAGTCCAGCTGTCAACCGGAGAGAATGTGTCGTACGCGGGATGTGTTTTGGTGAGACAGCGGCCTTCTTTGACTTCTGTCCACGGCTCCTGTAGTAAGACGACGTCGTAttgctcggcgtcggccagggcgagggcacAGTCGTGCGCCGGTGAGATCTTGCCAACATTGGCCTGGAAAACGCGAATGGTCTTCCTTCCGGTCTGGTTTCTATGGTGTCCTGTCATATGGATGATGCGGTTGGGTTGGCACGGTTGACACGCTTTCTCTTTAGCGGAGATCTaggcgtgtcgtcgtcgctttCGGGCTGGGGGGTCGTCACTACTCTGATGCATGGCGGGGACATGGTCACGGCCGGGCTGAGGGCAGAGTGGACGCTCTCAGATTGTGGAGTGGGTTCGCGGCGTTCTGGTTcccgcccgtcgtcttgCTGAGACGCGTCTGGCTGTGGTGCGACGCCACTTTCTTGTTCGTGGTAAGCGTCCAAGCCTGTATCTTGAGGCTGAACTTGCTCGGGTACAGAAGGCGGCGCGATTGGCGATCGCGGGCCTGGTTGGACCCCTTGTTCGTTTTGCTCAGTCTGTCGTGCTCGCTGGGTGAATAGCTGTTCTCCCATTTTTCGCACGCGGTTCCTTTCTTCTTGGGTCAGCCGACGATATACGCCATGGGACCGAATAGGTCGTGCGGGGCATTCGGTAGAGTCCGCGGTATGGGGTCCTAGGCAATTCGCGCACTGCTCAGGAGCGGTGCAATTGGAGTCTTGGTGATCCGGCTTTCCGCATCGTTTGCAAGACGGTCGGCGGTCGCAACTATGTCGGGCGTGAAAGTCCCAGCATTTGTCGCATTGGCTAGGCGCGGCCGGTTTATCGATGTATCGTGCAAGTCTGCTAGAGCCGAAAAGCCGCCAGGGTCTCTTGGTGGGCTCGAGGAAAGACACGAGAAGTGTCTTACTTGGGAGGTCGTTCGAATCATGACGGCTCGGACGGATGCTGACGGGTGAAAGGCCAGTTTGGCAGGTAATTTCGCCTCGAACGGCTTCGTCGTAGTCGGCTTCGTTGCCTTGCAGATCGGTGAGCCTGCGAGGGcagttggcgacgacgtagGTGTACCATTTTCGACTGGTCTCAACAGTGTTAGCACCGAGATCCTGCGCCCATTCCTCCTGGCACTGGACGATGAGGTCTCTGGTAGTTGTATCTGTAGTGCGAAGAGCCCAGCCCGAGTTCACGGGGAACGCTGCCGGGATTTGGTggaggtcgatgccgactttCGCGGCGATGTGGGTCCGGATCGCGTACGACTCGaacttcctcgccggcgcttCGGCGTCTAGTCGCACGAAGACCCGGAGGTCTTCTTTCGGTGGGGCGGGGACTGGTCGTCCATGGAGACGTTGGTCGGCTGTTTGTtgtggtgcgggcggcggggccgcaAAAGAGGGAGTGGCGTGGCCCCCGGAGGGCTGCAGAGggctgcggccggcggcgacgctgctgtaCGTCGGCGCGGTCGCGAGCGGCAGCATAGAGAGAGACTGGCGCCAAAAGTCGAGGAAGCTGGTGGCGAATTGGTTCGCAAAGCTATACTCTATTCCAGACGTGAATTGCTTGGCGGCGTGGTCGAATGATTCACAGAACGCTTGGAAGACTGCCAATTTGGCGTTATACGCATCCGTTTGCTCTTGTGCGACCCTGTTGGCCCCTTCGACGATGGAAACGGGCTCCAGAATGGGTTCTAACGAGGGCCTATACGGCGCGAATGCAGACTGTGCCCCTTCCGTAGCAGCAGTATTGGAGAGTCGCAGTAaaggcgaggatggcgtccgGGCCGATCGCCGTGGCGCAGGTGAGACACCAATCGGCCGGTCTACGACCGGGGAGCTGTTTTGGAGCTGGGCTGCACGGGCCCGGTCGGCGAAAACTAGAGGGACATGATTATCCAGATCAAAGGGATCTGAGCTGGCATGCGAGCCCGTGGCAGTTGCCATGGCCGCTGCCagagccagcgcagcgcgcggcTCGAAGAGTTGGTGGTGCAGTTGTTAGGCCAATTGGTGTAAAATACGCTACTTTCTTAACAATTGCATGCCAAGAAAGTATGATGACAAAGGAAGGTGCTCTATACCACAGTATTCGAGGGGATGCCTTGTACCAGGTAGCTGGGCTATGATGAACTTTGACCACCGTGCGGGAAAATTTTCCCTATTTGCCTCTCAGAGCGCCACGCTCCAAGGCGTAACAGTGGGGATCGACTTCCGGGAAAATGGACACTTGGGTATATTACCGCCGCGTTATAGAGCTAAGAGTTTCCCCGTTACTATTCCGCATCTGTCATATGAAATAGTAGTGCGCAGATTGACTTCCAGGGTGCACCTGGTTTGCCATTTTTAAATGTGGGTGGGTGCAGAGGATAATACCACTTAGCCCTTCCGTGACCGGCAGCGTCATTTCCGTCCCAGATCCGTTGACGCTAAGCTCCTTCAGCTGCTACGATCCTTGAAGAGTCAAGGCCTTGCCGGTATTCGCCAAATGACTGAAAGATAATTTAGAGCCTAAGGTTTGTTACTGTCGTTTGTACGCAGCACGACTGATGCAACTGCAGGCGCCTGGCTCGCGCTGGATGCAGAATCGAATGTGCACCTGCGCGTTCAAATATTCGTACAGCAATCGAATCTGATGATAGCGaatcgccgagctcggccttACGTTTTGATCCCCTACTTATTTATTTGGGCCGTGAACGGGAGCCAATGCTAGTGCTATTTGTTACGCCCAGAGGGAGTCCCCTATAGGGCCACTGCGCTGCGCTATTTACGGTTCAATACATTGTTGCATGTCTCCTCAAGCCCCACAGATGTTGCTCTTTCGGTGCCAGTCTTTCCATGCTGCTATTAGCGCTCCAAAGAACCGAAGAATgggccgccagccatgcgTCTGTGTTCGCACCGGACAAATATCAGCTCACCCACTTCACTAGGACAAGATCCAGGATCGACGCTAGCAAAGCGCTACACAACATAGGGTGTCATTCAACCCACGCCAACCTACAAATACTTAGGCCTAACAATAATTGCCTCATTACGTTGGAAACAGCATGTAGACGAAATAAAACGGAAGGTCGGAAAGACCATCACCGCACTCAGCAGCCTGGCACACTCAGCGTGGGGTGTGGGGGGCGTTGGCTGTCTGCAGACCCCGCTTTACCGGGCCTGGCTGCGTGATAAAAAGCGGCTACAACCGAGTAGGAATTCAGTTCAGTTCAGTTCAGAAGAGGAGACCAATAATAACCTCAGTCTTGATGACGAGAGATTTATAACTGTCTTCATAAGTGTCATCGCGGGTCTAACACCTGTTCCGACACAATGCAGCTCTCGAATCACGAATCTACTGTCGCTGACCTGCTACCGGTCTCTTGACTGAACAACGCGAAATACATGTATTCGTTCTGAGCTGCCACAAAGCGAAAAGTCGCCCGCAGCTTCATCTAGTGCACAGATATCGTGGTAAGTAATCTCCAATTGTGGTTGTAGCACAGAACGCGCTTGCTGCAGCCTTTCCACGACGACCGCAAATGCCAACCCTAAACCGAAATCCACCCCTGATATCCGGGCCCTTTACAATTGGGGTGATTTACCGTGATGGTCACAATTTGGATTACAAGGTGCAGCGACTTGGCACTCCGAGGGTACCACGACCATGACAATCCGTATAAAGCGACACAAGCCCCGGCCACGGAGCCATTTGTGATGGGACGGTTATCCGTTAGTAGTTCGTATGTAAAAAGCGTAGGTCCGTGTGTTGCCAACGAGCCAAGTGCTAAATTGATAGTGATGCATCCCTAGACGTCATAGCAAGAAAGCTCGCAGGCAGCCTCGGCCGAAACGCCGCAGCAATTTATGGACCCTGGCAACTCGCGGGCGCTTAAATCTGCAAAGCACATATTGTCAGAAAACTATGACAGAACTTGAGCTCCCTATGACGGTTGCATTGATAGTGCAGTCAACCACCCTATGTGGTCCTGGTTATCTGATATACACCTGCCGTATCTAATGAGTACTAAAGCCGCGTGCTGTCACCCATTAGCTTTGCAATTTGCCTTCCACTTGCTGCATCTGCCTCATAGTCGACATTTTGTAGAGCTGATCGCAAAAAAACCGCCGTGGCAAGTGTGGCATCCTATCTGTACACGACTGCCAATCGTGACACATAGCACGGCAAGGAGCGCTTGGAACCCAACCACGAACCCCAGATCCGCATAAACATACGTCCAAGAAGGCACTTCAACCATGACGCTGATGACAGGTTCCATGCCCGGAACTTCGATATCTGGGATTTCGATTGCAAGACCTCCGATTACCCCAATGCAGAACAGTGAAATTGTATTGCCCATGTCTATCCCGTCACCGCCGGAGTCGATGCCATATAGACTTTCGGTCGGATGGCTCTGAAACTGCAGCTTTCGCGTATTATGTAATCCAAAGTTTGATGAGCCATAGCCCTGCAGAGCTATTGATTGAGATGCCAGCCTCGTTATGTTGAGTTCTAACTGGTGTTCTGGAATGACGGCATTGACGACGGGACCGATAGTAGCATTGCAAATATAGAACCAGGGGTCATCAATTGAAGCTTCGAATACTGATATGATGGCCCAAGTGTCGCCAGACGTATGCGGTTTCTCTGGATCGAACATGAACAAGGTTTGATTCGGTCCATTGAGCACTGGGAGCGGTCCATAGACTGTTTTGaagccatcgtcgacggTAACCAAGCTCTGAagtccatcaccaccgctGATTACTTTCCAGCTTTGACAAGATGTTGACGTGGAGACATGTCGTTGGGAAGTTACCCTAGCATGGTATGTCGAGTTCCTCGTAGACCTTTCTTGAAAGACATATCGGCAGGTAGTGGTGTCAATCTCGCAGAAAACCGGGAAGCTGCGAAGCTTGACCTTGGTACCAGGTGTGGGTAGAACGTCGTCAAGTGACTCTGTACTATTGCTCCATTCAATACGAGACGGTGATATCATTGATCCAAATCTGTGAGAAAGTTATGAGCCAAATAGGTCTTTGTGCGGCAAACAGGCAGGGAAGAGGACCGCCCGGGCCAAAACGTCCTCCACTTACCGATTTGCTGCATGCTGTTTTGCAACAACGGCTTGATCATCCGAAAGATTCTGGAATAAAGAGTCAAAGCCTTGGTTTGACATTCCGGGTATCCGCACCATCCCTGGCTTGGTGAGTACGAATTCGGTGTTATTGTCGGTGTTATAACATAGCCCGAGCAGGGTTACAGCAATTTGCGAGCTCTGGGAGGACTCCGTTCGTCAGAGTAGCAAATACTTGCGGGATAGTCAACTCACCAGGTTAAAACACAACCAGACAATAACGAAAAGTTTGATATAAAAGCGCCGAGTTGTCCAACCTAGCTGAATGAGTCGGCTGAGATTTTCGCTTTGGAGGATCAGATTTGTCTAACCTAGCGTTAGCGCGAAGGGGTTGGAGTGTTGCACGCTGTCCAGTACTTCTCGAGGTGACACTTCATCGAGGCTAAGAAGCCACCACCGAAGTCCACTAACATTGGCCTTGAGTGAGCTCGCAACGCTCATACCAAGGCCCAGAGACAACCCGATGACCAGGGCATTAAACATTCGCCTGTCAGTGCTCGTAATGGCTTTCTTGTGGGAGTATATCCGTAAAATGACAACAGTCGTTAATGCGAGCAAAATGGTGACAGCCAGTCGTCGAAGGCTGTGGAAGGACAGACGCCTGAGCTGCGCCGAGCGATCAAACCCCTCGTGGGGCAACTTTGCTGATTGTCCGCGACTGCGTGCCGTCTGAAGCGATGCCAGCCGGGCCCTTACCATGTCCAACAAGCCAGCCCGGCTGGTCTCCGTGGTATCCAAGCCAGTCCCCATTGACGGCTCTGAGCAAATGTTAATGCGTTAAGTGGGTTATCCGAATAGCGTCTAGAGGCTTTGGTGAGAAGGCTGTAATTTTGTTGTAGCCGGGCCATCGCGACGGATGAACCCTGATTTAAGAGGCTTGAGTCCCCGCAGGCGGTCGCTTTACTGCCATTATGCAGGCAGGGTGATGCTACATTGCGGCATGATACAATTACCTCAGCACTTTCGCGACATTCGAAACCCACGCTGAGCGTGGCTCAGACGCATATAACGCCCGGGGAGGCGTAACACAGTAGGTGTTCGAGACTAGTAATGGCGCGAAAGTCTGAGTAATTGAGACAGACCATGCTTCAGAGTCAGGCATATATGGTTTGAGTAGCACCATTTACAGTCACGCGTTTCTCTATTTTCACATCCAAGACCTGCCAAGCCGGGCCTATAATGCCACACTATTCCGTACTAGGCTGCCGGACTGCCGGGCCGCACTTCCGTGGCTGCTCTCGATATTTGCTGATCGCCGTAAACAATACTAGGGTCCAATCCGCCGGTGAGCTCGCCAGCCCGTAAACTCATGAGCCGTACAATTAATTCACGGCCCCCGCCGCTGATTAAATTTTGAAGAAAATCACCTAGACTTCTTCTGTGGGTTGCTCTATGACGCTTACGGGATTGAGCGCTGCCACGGGAAAGCTATTCTAGTGTCAGAATACACATTACATATGAGTGACCAGTCACCGGCTCATGTTTCTCGCGTCTTCGTGCTAGGAGAAATACATGCCAGCTTTGGGGCCTTCAAGGACTTCCATTTTTCTGCTTCTACGAATGACTGTCGTCATGACGATATCGGAATACCGGGAAGGATTACCGCTTTGAACACGCAGCGTCAGCTTCGCTCGTCCTCTTCCGAAGTTGCGGGAGTGTCAGGGGATGGTTTCTGATATCACTTTTCTTATCGTATCACTTAGCTAAGTGCTCCATGAAATGACGAAGATTGAAGACTTGTGACTTGGTTTGGATGTGCCTTGAGATGGCCTAGGGGTAAGTGTCTCTTTTGGCTATATATAGGCTGCGTTGGCTCTATTGGTGACTCTGACGCTCTCGCAGGATGACGTTCCTTAAGATCGAGAAAGCTGCCGACTTCTTTCCGTCGTGGGGCAATGAAACACGCTATTTAGCACGACAAAGTAGGAAAATGTACGCTCCTTGTCTTTCTACAGCATCTCATACGACTGGAAACACATCTCCCAAGATGTCTCCGGCGTGATGAAGACAATGATGACCAGAGCCATAAGGACAGCACCTTGAGCACCGCGCCTCTATAACGGAGCCGAGGAAATCGTCGACCGCGACGCGCGCAATCATGCCCTCAGAGAAGAGCGTCAAATTAAGGTGCTGAATGCTACCGCTGCGAACCTCCGTGTCAATCACGAGTGCGCCCATCGCCAGTAGTTTACGCAGAGGTTCCTTTGCATGTGATGAGTGCCATCATCACCTGCCGGACAATATATGTGAATGCCGACAGTGCCACGTCGTGGCGTGCAGGCACTGTCGCTACAATCGGCTCTGatcgcgccgccgtgaggcCGTTGGGGCTTCGCTGTGCACTCCCGGACTCCCAGGAAGGAGTCAAGGGCAACTTGTATGGGTGTGTTTTAGACATATGCGCCTTGAGATAGGCACGGTTTCTCCATGTCGAGAGGAGCCCAGGCGTTTACCGTCGGGAGGGTCGAAGAGCAACACCATGGATCGTGGCGACGTGATTCCGAAAATGATCAAGACTGTGCAGCTTAATGTCCGCCTCTCTGCACTTCGGGTGCATGCAGCCGATGAAGCCGTCGCGTTCCATCTTTTCCATCGTCGCAAGATGTTCGCGGTCAAAATGATCGTTCATCACGGCCGGCCGACAATAGGCAAATGTTCTCTCCTCCACAGACATTGCTTCATCGCCGATGCAACGAGGACACTGTGCCTTTGCCATGAGCAGCGGAAAACGGTCGGGCTCCGGTGATTTCTCCTGCACCGGGCTGGAGACGCCGCTCAGCACCTTCGTGACGATGCGCTTGCGTTTGGCCGTTTCTCGCTTTCCAATCAGAGAAACCATGAGCTCAGCGACCTCAATACGCAGCCGCAAGAAGCCATCGAAATCCAGGTCATCTACGTGTTGGCATAGCAAGTTTGCCAGCTGCGCACGCTCCGGTATGTGAAGATCGACCGCTGGTACTGAATATGCTTGGTCGACTTGATGGTCATCAccggcaagctgctgctcaatCTCCCACGTGGGACGATGGTAGAAGTAGTACTGCCGATAGTATTCTCGAATACTCTTCTCGCGTTGCGCCTTCTTCGTTCGGATCGTCTTCGTAAGCTGTCGTACCTTGTCTTCGTGTTTAGTGCCTCGAATTCGATACCGCCCGTTCTTCAGCTTGTCCCTCTGAGCCTCTAGTTCCACGATCTCGGGATTGGGTTCTAGACTTTGCCAGACTTCGTCGGGCACCATGTCTTGCCTAGCTTCTGGGTCACGCGTCAAGCTCATGTGCGTGAAGAGATCGATCAGACAATCATCTGTTGGTTCGCCTGCCACAACTCTCTCAAGGTGAAATTCGACCTTTTCGTTGATGTAGGCGCCGTTGAAAGTGGCCCATCTCGGATCATGGCGCATCATCTGGTCGCGCACAGCATCAGATGCGTTACCTAAAACGATAATCCCCGCGTTAGAGCTTGCCTCGGGTCATGGTGGTAGCAGAAAATGTACCGTCCGCCGCGTTGGCGGCTCCTCTGCGAAATGCCTTCGGCCCTAGCGCTTTCTCAAACCCGGCGTCAAGAGTTTGTcgctccatgtcgtcgttcAACTTATGATACGGCAGGGGTTTCTCCTTTGACACGGCCGAACCATCGAAACCGCGGAATAGGGGTCGTTTCAGCCATTCTTCTTTCCAACGCAGTGGCGTGCACTTGCTCGATCCACAGTTTCGGAGTCGGAAAACGCTCGTCGCACTTGTTAGGCTCGGCGCATCAAACGCCTCGTCACCGATAGCGATACTAACGACGACAGTGATGATACAAAACATAAGTCTTCTTGTACcagtgaagaagaagatggtCCTGCTTAGTGTCAGCAGAGAGAGCGAGACATCAAGAGAAGGAGAGCAACAGACGGTTTGGGCTTACGATCAACTCCTTTGTGGTGAATGAACTTGACCGCCATGGTTAGAACGTCCATACCGGTCTGCGGATGGCGTACAACCGACAAGCATATGTCTTCATAGCAAAGAGCTTTTGGTCGTCCGCGAGCTATGGTCTCCTGGTACAACATGTTCTCGAGCAAGCGAGAGTTGTCATCGACAGGCTGATCCGAATCGTAGGCTGAGTCCTCAATTCTGATGCTCTTCGGACCATAGAGATCTTCATATGTTCCATCTTTCGGCCGCCTTTTCTCATTATCCACTATCTCGGCAGGTCGAGCGCCAGTAAACGCCAGGAGCAGGTAGCAGCCTGAGAGCTGGATGCGGTGTCGCTCAGAAGGGAAGACGCCTTCGTCGTATGCTATGTTGAAGGTCTGCAGTACCAGGAGGTCATCGGTACCAAGGACTGGCTTCCCGTCGATGTTGGGAGGTCGAAGTTTCCACTTAGAAACCAGAACGGTATCGTGCCACTGTGGGAACGTCCCTTTCGTCAGAAATTTGCCGATGGTCATGAGAACACAAGCCAAACATACCTTCTGGACCTCTCTATTGTCGTTTCTGTCGAAATATCGACCCGTCACGCTGCTGTAGAGCTGCTTATACTGACGCCAATACTCCCACGAAGTACCTTCAGACGTAATCTTCCATCTTTCACAAAGATGATCGAGGAAatccatcgccatcggccgATCGAGTCTGTTGATCACCTCCATCCATGGGCCGCTTTCCGTAGCGTTGCAGTATCTGAGTGTTGGTCAGCAGATGGACACTTCCCTTCTCGCTGAGGGGTCCATACATTTTCCACTTCCTCAATATCCGTGCGATGTTAATCTTGGTGCCATCGGCGTAATCCGGCTTGAGAAAGCGCATGTCCTGGAGCTGCTCACGAAGGGCGGCACGCTGTCTGGCGTTGAGAGGAGCTGCCTTTGTGATCCTTCGTTTTTCATTCTCGCGTTGAGCGAATTTTCGGAGGAAGTCGGCATGATGTGCAGTGTGCCTGGTTTTTCGTTTGTTGGAAGCGATGGAAGGTGCCATGGTCAGCTCCGACGAGGCTTTGGCTGACCGTGTGTCGTGGCTGGAAACTGGTGGT
Above is a genomic segment from Purpureocillium takamizusanense chromosome 2, complete sequence containing:
- a CDS encoding uncharacterized protein (COG:S~EggNog:ENOG503NZQB), with the translated sequence MATATGSHASSDPFDLDNHVPLVFADRARAAQLQNSSPVVDRPIGVSPAPRRSARTPSSPLLRLSNTAATEGAQSAFAPYRPSLEPILEPVSIVEGANRVAQEQTDAYNAKLAVFQAFCESFDHAAKQFTSGIEYSFANQFATSFLDFWRQSLSMLPLATAPTYSSVAAGRSPLQPSGGHATPSFAAPPPAPQQTADQRLHGRPVPAPPKEDLRVFVRLDAEAPARKFESYAIRTHIAAKVGIDLHQIPAAFPVNSGWALRTTDTTTRDLIVQCQEEWAQDLGANTVETSRKWYTYVVANCPRRLTDLQGNEADYDEAVRGEITCQTGLSPVSIRPSRHDSNDLPRTACEKWENSYSPSEHDRLSKTNKGSNQARDRQSRRLLYPSKFSLKIQAWTLTTNKKVASHHSQTRLSKTTGGNQNAANPLHNLRASTLPSARP
- a CDS encoding uncharacterized protein (COG:S~EggNog:ENOG503NYRP); the encoded protein is MAPSIASNKRKTRHTAHHADFLRKFAQRENEKRRITKAAPLNARQRAALREQLQDMRFLKPDYADGTKINIARILRKWKIYCNATESGPWMEVINRLDRPMAMDFLDHLCERWKITSEGTSWEYWRQYKQLYSSVTGRYFDRNDNREVQKWHDTVLVSKWKLRPPNIDGKPVLGTDDLLVLQTFNIAYDEGVFPSERHRIQLSGCYLLLAFTGARPAEIVDNEKRRPKDGTYEDLYGPKSIRIEDSAYDSDQPVDDNSRLLENMLYQETIARGRPKALCYEDICLSVVRHPQTGMDVLTMAVKFIHHKGVDRKPKPTIFFFTGTRRLMFCIITVVVSIAIGDEAFDAPSLTSATSVFRLRNCGSSKCTPLRWKEEWLKRPLFRGFDGSAVSKEKPLPYHKLNDDMERQTLDAGFEKALGPKAFRRGAANAADGNASDAVRDQMMRHDPRWATFNGAYINEKVEFHLERVVAGEPTDDCLIDLFTHMSLTRDPEARQDMVPDEVWQSLEPNPEIVELEAQRDKLKNGRYRIRGTKHEDKVRQLTKTIRTKKAQREKSIREYYRQYYFYHRPTWEIEQQLAGDDHQVDQAYSVPAVDLHIPERAQLANLLCQHVDDLDFDGFLRLRIEVAELMVSLIGKRETAKRKRIVTKVLSGVSSPVQEKSPEPDRFPLLMAKAQCPRCIGDEAMSVEERTFAYCRPAVMNDHFDREHLATMEKMERDGFIGCMHPKCREADIKLHSLDHFRNHVATIHGVALRPSRR